The following is a genomic window from Patagioenas fasciata isolate bPatFas1 chromosome 1, bPatFas1.hap1, whole genome shotgun sequence.
TGACTGAGCATCTAGAAAAGCCTTATTCCAGAAAACAAGGATGCTAAATCACATGATGCCCCATGAGACAGGGTATTTTGCCAAATTACTGCTTCAGGGGAAGTGAGAACACTTTCAGTAACTACGATGTTACTTCATTGGTTTCAGGCATTTAGGGTTCCCGCTTCCAAGAACAACCCCTTCTCCACCACCTCCTACCTTGCTATTTAGATTTTTAATTGGTGGTATCTAGCAAAGGCTGGTGGTTACCTCTATTTGCTGCCAGAGGAgcctattttttctctttaaagggTTTAAAACACACTCATGGTGGAATGGGAAGACTTCAGTGCCATTTTTAACCACCAGCAGACAATCCTGTAGAGTTAAATGCACACATCAAGAGCCAATTAAGAGTAAATCATCATCAGGACTTCAGTCCATGTTGAGTTTAAAATATTGCTGATCCACCACCCTAATGTACAATACTTTACTTTGTACCACATGAGATGAAAGACCAAAATGCCAGCGAACTCAATAAGGAGAATGTTTTTTGGCATGGCAATGCAACACAGAGCCTTTTGCATTGTGCCTCTCAGACTGATGTTCAAAATCGCCAAAAGGCCCCTGAGAAGATGCGGCTTTTTCATGTACTGGCGACCAGGCTGCATAAATGACCTGAGTTTGTTCAGCTCTGTCTAGATATGAGCACTTGTGCTGTCTCACAAAAACTGCTCGGTCTGGTTCTGACAGGTACTCCACGTGTATTGGAGACAGCTTGTGTGTGAGAAGCAAACAATGACAACCACCAACAATGCAAAGGCAGATCAGCCTGCTTATGTTAACTGCAAATATGTAATTTTTATCCTCCTTACCATGCACACAGGTTTATCATATAATTAATTATACAATTCAGTGCTGTTTAAGTATGCTCATAACCATGACCACTTACGTCAGATCAACACTGGAGCACTGTTTTATAGAATATAATAGTTCTTCTACAGTGACACAGCTAAAAAAAAGGTGACTTTTTCCATTGAAAAGGATTTATTTCATTGAGACCTTCCTGTAAATGTCAGATTATCTTTCTTCATGACTGTTTAAGCTCTCTGTTCCAGCTGCTGCCCCTTATGAAGTGAAGCTAAGAACAGCACTAGTAAAAGCTGGGCGATAATTCCTTAACAACTGCAAAATGCTCTGGTATGAACAGAAGGTTTTGCCATGTATTTCTCCTTGGTGTTTCTAGGTTGAGGAAGTTCTTCCTTGAAAGCAGCTGACTTCTGCTGCTTGAAAATTTTGTGCCCTTTCTCACCACTTCCCTCACCACTTTCATTAATTTCATAATAAAGTAGGGACTGCTGTGAAATTTCTGAATTTAAACCCTGAATAACAGAACTTTGGGTACAGGAAGGTCTTAGGCACACTTTTACAGGCCTTTCCAATGGCAGGTTGAGCAGGACTGGACAAAAACCATCACTGCAACAAGGAACCTGGCCCCATCATGAGGTGCCAGGGGCCTTTCAGCTGCCCCAGATGCAGTGGAGAGCCCTTTGGTTGCCAACCTGCCTATGCCCAGAGGTGCCCATAGCTACCAGCCATTGCCTGTAGAGTGGTCTCACCAGTTTCAAAGGTCTGCGAAACTGAGCTTCATGTTGGCTGTTAAGGCCACCATGAGGATATTTAGAGGTTGACTGGTCATGCAGATGTGTTTCCAAGCATCTAAAGTCAGGTTTGATTTCTCTATATTTAAATATAATCCAAGGAAAATGAGGTACAACTTATATTAAATCAGTATTTGATAAATATAACAATTGAACAGAAGGACCTAAACcaagaaatacagaaattaaTATATACACATCCTTGAACAGCATTATGCCATCCAATCCTGACTCACATCCATGGCTCAAAGACTATACCTGTAGATGCCTCATTAAAACCAATTAGCTGCTGGTTGTTCTAAGTTCTTTGCTTACACTGTTCCAGTTCAGCCATTCCCTTTTAGCAGCTGCTGATTTTCTAGTGGATGAACGTGTGATTCGAGATGACCGAGAAGCACCATGGAGCATGTTCAAACACCCCCTGTGGGCATCAGCCCATCAGGATAGCTGCATTGGGGTTGAAAGCCATGGTAAGAAAGTAATGCCCCAGTCTCTCATGTGCGTTTCTGGTGTAATTTATATTGCTCTGGCAAAAAGCGTCCCTGCTGAAGCACTGGACACATGTAAGGAGGATGAGCAGAGCCTGGTGACTGTGGGAAAAGCTGCAGCCAGTGATGAAAGTCCATGCTCCACGATGGGAGTTCTGCTCAGAGGTCTTCCTGGTGGCAAGAGGTTTCAGTGGTGAGTGGATGGGTGTTTTTCCGTGTGGCACGTGCCAAGTGCAGATCTGCTCAGTTTAGGGGGCACAAAAGGCTGGGATCCTTTATGGCAAACCTGTGGGCAGCAACGAGTGGGAAAAGTCTGCCCGAGGTTCAGGTTTGCCCTGGGGCTCAGGTTTGCTCTCAGGACGAGGACCTCTGCTCCAGACCCCGCAGCAGCACTCCCAGGATGGCCAGGGCTTCCTGCAGGCCCTGCCCGGTGCAGGCACTGCACCCCCGCAGCACCCAGCGGTGCCCTGCCAGCTGCCCCTGCTGCAGCCTCTCCCCCAGCTTGGCGGGAGCCAGTGCTCCCGGTACCTCCTGCTTGTTGGCCAGGAGGAGGACAGGGACACCAGCCATGCTGGGGTGCCTCAACACTTTCTCCAGCGCCGCCACTGCTTCGGGCAGCCGGGCTGTGTCCGTGCTGTCAAACACGAAGATGAGGGCGTTGGTGTCCTCCAGGTAGTCAGACCAGCTTGCCTGCAGGCTGCCTTGTCCACCGATGTCCCAGAGGGTAAAGGAGATGCCACAGGGCGTTTGCAGAGACTCCACGTTGAAGCCCACCGTTGGGCTAGTCTCCATAGCCAGGCTGCTCTTCAGTTTGTATAGAAGGGTGGATTTGCCAGCAAAGTCGAGCCCTAGCATGACAACTCGAGCATCACTTTTGTGACAACCTTTGGAGATCAGCTTCCCCATCAAGATGCTGTCACAAGCGTGGGACAAAAAAATGCagccaaaaaaataaaggaagcgtATTTCCTCAATAATATTAGTTAAAAACAGTGCTCAGTTCTGCCTCTCCAAGAGAGCACCTTAGGTTTGCTGAAGACACAGGCAGTTTGCTTTTGCTTCTCTTCGTAGCTAAAACAAGGTGAGAGTTATTATTTATGAGgtatggagcagagccagggagtgCCGTTTGAAACAACTATTCCTGTATCCCAGCTCCGCTGCCACCAGCTTCCATTTCCATTCGCAACCTGAAGTGATCAGTGCAGAAAGGAGCCAACATCTTGCAGGAAGAGGCGTGGAAATGGTGGAGCAAGTTTCTTCCTCATTGCATACAGAAATAAATGAGCTTTTGTTCATTGGCTTCTCTAGGGGAAATCCACTCCTGGCAGGACAGAACAAGGAGGAACCCGGGTTTCAGATCAGAGTTGCTCTCGGAATGTGCTGAATCACAGCTCAAGGGTGTGGATTTAAACATGAGCAACAACTGACAGTTTTTCTGCCAGTCTTAtggtagaaagtataaaactGATCTCTGTAGCATCAGCTTTCACTACCTGTTATGCAGACGGTAAAAACAGCAATTTAAAATAATGCACACAAGCATGTTTTTTTAACGTCTCATTGAAATACGACCAGTCAGAGCGCCTTCCCTGGGGTGAAAAGCTATAAAATTCGTTACATCAAGGTATTTATTGAAGCAAAGACTGTTCTCTGTGGCTGAGGGGTAAACAAATCTCTTAAAAGAATGGAAAAATGTTTAGCAGGACAGCACCACTTGAACTTTACATGCTAGAGGCAAAAATGTGCTGCTGAAACAGCTCCCAGAGTCGCTTGTGCAAGAGCGGCTGTGGCAGCCAAGCAGGGGCCCCGCAAAGCCGGTATTTACCTTCTTTATTGGTTGGGTTTTGCTCCCGAAAGGCTGCTCAAAAGCACACAGAACTGAAAGCAGCCGTAAATGTCACGTCACGGCTTTAATGTGGACTTGCTCTCCAGCCACCTTTGTTTGATGGTGAAGAAGGAAATGTGATTCATCTATGCTTCTCTGGGACCACAGGGACTTCCACATGTCAGTGGGAGCTGTGGTTTCCCCAGCTATGGTCTCCACATGACGCCTCCATGTCGCAAGTCGCCATCACTGGGGATGAAGTTCAGGGTGTGGAAGGGACCATCTGGACAGTGACAAAGTCACTGGTGGCCAACCAGAAGCATATTTCTTACCCTGGGGGGAAGATGTGTCCGTTTCCCACCTTTTAAAGAAAGGAAAGATGAATGAGGAGTCCAGCCCAGACAGGCTGCATGGGATTGCAAGGGGTCCTACAGACTGTGTTTTGCAAGATATTTCTGTGACACATGTCCCTCCCATAGTTAACCCACAGAGCTGGGTGGCACCAAGAGCCTCCATGAGCTTTGTGCAGCTTGTGTACAGATAAGGTGTGTTTCTAGGGCCAGGCTTTAGGTTAATTCAAAAGCTAATGCTTATTTACAGCAGTTGCAGAGTTATTAAATGGTATAAATGTAACAGCATGCGTGTGATAAATCAGGCAGTATAGGTTCATGTGTGATCTTTTATGAAACCAGTCTATAAATGGAAAAAGGCCAGGAAGATCTctagctgaaaataaaaaaaaagataactacTACGTGCAGCAGATCTTGATCCttcagggaactctgtgcatgcTCTGCAGTGCATGTTGCTGTCCGAGGGTTACCCATTTGTCTGagttcttcatttttaaaaaataagttaaattgTTTTCTGGCTACTTAATCTGCTTATTCTCCTTTTTGGGAAAACTTTCTTCCCCATATCGCATTGTACTTTAAGATCAATGTAGTTGGCGTATTTTCATCTATCGGCAGGTCGAGTGAATTGTCTCTATCTTTTCGTGTTTCTCTTGCATTTGCTACTGCTCATCTTCTCTAAGGCTTGATAGGAGGCTGTGGTACACAGCTGTTTCACCTGACCAGACATTTATAGCACTGAAATTTCTTTGAAGTAAGTTAAAATATAGGTACAGGAAGCAAGGGTGGAGATTCTACCATCTGATCAATAACCGAGTATTTGAAATATGATGTGACGGAGTCTTTATTGCATCACTCTCTGACATGTTGCAGAAGTAGGCTgcttctgtaaaaataaaaaaataaataaaagcatgcaACTAGGCTACAGTTTTACTGAAGATTACTTTCAGGTTTTCTATGGCACAGAACAGAGTAATACATGGGCAAACAGAGggaactcttttttctttttttctgcattctcATACCCTACGTATTGAACTGCagcctgttttctttcttcctgacaATCATTCCAAATATGGGGTACAAACTGTGCCTACAGAGTCTGTTCCACCCACAGCTATGTTATAAAAGCATAGTATTTCCAATAAATAATACATGGGAGCAATTGCAAGTCTGTTTAAGaacgaaaaaaaagaaagtaaaagcagATGAGATGAGCTCCCAGCGAGTCTATTGCCAGAGCAGAAAGGCCGTATGCTAAATAATTCAGAAATTGTGTTCAGAGATGAGGACAGCACCTACCCCAGCTGTGTCTTACATGGGCAGTACAAATGTTTTTGCCTCGTGTTTCTTGTCTCCAAATTCACAGAAGCAAAGCCAGTGGCCACTAATGCCATTTATAATTTCATAGAATTTCAgatcgttctttttttttttttttcctgtttgctagCCATGCATTCGCCTGTTGCCTAGATATTCATCACAAAGAGTAATAATCAGGACTAGtactgcagaacagaatcccctCTCCTCCCCATGCCCTAAATATTCCAGTAACTGGAATTTTGTTCCAAACACTATATTCACTGTCAAAGCATTTTGCACTCACTCCATGGACCacagagggaaagaagaaagagactttaaactgaaagagggtagaattCAATTGGACACAAGGAGGACtatttttacaataagggtggtgagacactgccaCAGGTTACCCAGAAcaactgtggatgccccattcctggaagcattcaaggccaggctggatggggcttcgagaaacctggtctagtagaaggtgctccctgctcatggcaggggggttggaactagatgatcttataaggtccctttcaacccaaaccattctatgattctattaatctGATTCTGTGACCTACAGTAGGACATGAGACACCAGCTTTGGAGAACAAGCCAATAGCTGATGGTTCCACAGGGAGACCATGACAACTCAGGGTTAGACTGTGACACTGTTAGCATGGTTGTCAAGATAGTCTTCATGGTAGTGATGCCATACACcaaaccaggctgagctctgaagCAGGTGCGTCTAATTTTATCCAATTCATGGGAAATCGGTGTTAATCACAAAGCAAAGGTGCAGCTGAGTCCACCAGAAATGCTGCTTGAGAAGGCAGTGCCCGTATAACACATTACCAAACTACCAAAAGTATCCCCAAAAGCAAGGCAAAAACTTCCAAGCAAGTTGCACCTCGATCCCTCCCTTCTACTAGTGCAAAGCACTTTCCATTAGTGGCCTCACAGGCATTGCCCAGCCACTGCTGCTCTGCCCCTTCCATTAGACATGCAGTGGCCAAAGAGGTGATCAGAGGCATGTGAAAGCCTCAGCTCATCTCTTTTCTCAGGGAGGTGCCTGATGCTGGGGGCAATGAGGAGGCTCCCAGATCCTGCCCTGACACCCCGCTGGGAGCCCTCACTGCACCCTGACAGTGAGGCAGATGTGGAGaaacacagcacagagcaaagaCTTTGCCCTCATCCTTTGGTTGGCAAGTGTTACAACAGCTAATGAGGAAAGGAAAGCTACCTACCTTGCTTTGATGTGTGAACTACTGCATCTTGTGTATACGACTGTAGAgtatttttcataaatatttttactCCAGTCTCTGAATTTATAACTTCCAAAGCTATTTGCAACTTCACCAGGATGCACGTCCTCTCTGTAGGCTCATTTATTGAAGTGCTACCCAAATTCTTTTAGTTTTTTCCACATAAAATCGCAATGCTCTGTACTCCTCTTTCTATACCACCAGAACCCTCGTTCTGGGTCATTCTTCTTATGTCTTAAATTCACAGATCTCTTCCTCTTTGACTCTTGACATTTCAGATTTGTCTCCTCCTCAGGGCAATTCAAAAGTGAGCTGCTTTGGCTTCCTTACCTATCCTAACATGATCACCCCCTTTTCCAAGACTATTCATTAGCTCTTCCTCTTATGGTTGGTCTCTGTCCAAGTTTAGGTCATACATGAATCCATGCTACATACTGCATACACGCTGTTTTCACCGTAGAAACTAGTTAAAATACAGCTCTATCTTGAAGTGCCTTCATTTCAATTCTTCCATTGTTCTTAAAGTTTCtaattgaaaatttaaaaaaaaaaaagggagaaaaaaataggtACACACGAAAATATAAATTTTGTGTGTGCCAAAAAGGCTTACTCCATCCTTTCACATATCCTAGTTGAATGTAAAACCTATGaagcaatgacttttttttttttttactattcctTCAGTTGCTATCAAGAGGAAGCCCTACAGAGGCTATCTAATGATGGCTAACCATATCACCCACCTGTGCAATATATAATATAGGTAATATTTGTTACTTCTATGGGAAATAAAACTTACAGCTTGGAGGTGGTCTGATGCTCATCTCTCCATGTTAGTCTGGATGAAATTCTGCTTTGCAATTTACAAATCCAGCTCCCCTTGCGGGGCCTTCTCTCATTTCAGTTCCACAGGAGAAAAACGCGATTAAAATTACACTGTAAGTATGGACCTGAAAAATGCCCTTTGTACGACTTGCCAAGTTCCAGATCAACAGTGGAGTCTCCCTCTCAGTGCTTCTCAGATTCAGGGGTTTTGGATGATCATTTGCTCTTAGTTTTTGTCTTCGTTTACATGGTTAGGATATTTTGAAACACCCAAGGAAATGTCTTGAAAAGATATTGGAAATTATCAACAAGAATGAAAGCTACAAACTGATCATTACTACCTTTCTGTCTGGAAAAAACAGATGAAAGCGAAGTAAAGTAGTGAAAATCCAGAAATTGCACTTTATCTGGCTGGCCACAGGGTGTCACTGTTATCCCACACATCTCTCAGTGGAAAGGGTCTCCAGGGGAATCGGCTCCTGCCAAACAGCAGACGTCAGAGCTCACACTTTGATCAGGGGATGACTTAGCAACCTCAGGCCTTTGGCACCCTTTTGCAGCACAATCACTTTGAAACAGGTTTTGCTGAACAGCTGTGCGTATTTTTGTATACTTGTTCTTTCACATCCATAGAAAGCTGATGGTGAAGAGCGCAGAACAGAGTTGGAATAAGACGCCAGTTCTGAGAAGGTGACATTTAGCTCCAGATTGTTTTCCTGTCAGATTTAGCTGGCATTGTATCCTAGGAGTCTGCAGTTCGAATTAAAAGTTAATAAACTGATGGAAAAAATAACACTGAATGAGGAGAAGAGAAACACTTTGAAGAGCTTTCTTCTTTTAATGTCCTTTGACAGGTCACTGACAGTTGCCACTGTGATTCTTCACTGTGGTCACTTACAGAGCTGCAGAAACAGAACAGTCTTTAATCTACAACTGATAAGCTTATAAATTCTCCTAAACTTGGATTTATCTATGACTATGCACACCTTTGTAATCTCCAGTTTCAACAATATATACTTAGGAATGAAACCACTGTTTCAGGTTGCATTAGGGTTTGGGATGTAATTCCAAGCCACGTTATTGTTCATTTAGAATCCCAAATGTTGCCAGTTTGGTCACATGAGAAAGGTACTTCAGAGTCACCTGCTACTGTTATCAAAAGAGATGTAAACTGAGACAGTTTAAGAGAGGGATCAGCATCTGAGCTAACCCACTGAAGTCAGCAACAAGTTACACACATTATCTGTATACTGTCTTGagcagtctgatgaggagcagctgagggaactggggttgttcagcctggagaaaaggaggctgaggggagaccttattgctgtctacaactacctgaaaggaggttgtagcatggagtacTCTCTCTCTTCTCGcgagtaacaagtgacaggatgagaggaaatggacttaagttgcaccagggaagatatagattgcatattaggaataattttttcacagaaggggttgtcaggcgttggaacaggctgcccagggaaatggtggagtcgccatccctggaggtgtcaaAAAGGTggttagatgaggttctcagggacatggtttag
Proteins encoded in this region:
- the ARL11 gene encoding ADP-ribosylation factor-like protein 11, translated to MGKLISKGCHKSDARVVMLGLDFAGKSTLLYKLKSSLAMETSPTVGFNVESLQTPCGISFTLWDIGGQGSLQASWSDYLEDTNALIFVFDSTDTARLPEAVAALEKVLRHPSMAGVPVLLLANKQEVPGALAPAKLGERLQQGQLAGHRWVLRGCSACTGQGLQEALAILGVLLRGLEQRSSS